The following nucleotide sequence is from Glycine max cultivar Williams 82 chromosome 9, Glycine_max_v4.0, whole genome shotgun sequence.
AAGAACCAACTAGAGAGGAAACTTTGAATGTCCCTCGGGATGATCAACCTTGTGAGGAGACCACTCATCAAGTTTCTTGCACTAGTGAGAACACTGAGCAGATTCCACCCAAACATttggaatttgtcattcatggTAATGATTGCTTTTTGATTCCTGTTGAATTTGGTGACTCCTTTGCTACAAAAAGTGAAAACCAACATAGATATAAGGTGGGGGATGATGGGTTTAGTGGGGATGAAGATGTTGTTTTGGATTTTGATATAAATTCTGGTGCAGAGTCTGCACCTGTTATTGAGAATTGGCACACTTCCGGGGATACTGTGTCACTGTTTTCGGATCCAGGGTGTACAAAGGTGTTCAAGGCCAATGGATTTGAGTTAAGAAGTGAACATTTGGAGCAAAACTACCTAGATATGAAATTTGCTCAATCAACTGAAGACTCAAGCATCAATGGTAATGTTGAAGCAAACATGAAAAGAAGAGATGTGGAATTATGTTCAGTTGTACCTCAAGGtgacaattttttattcatcaatATAAGTCTACTACTCTAGTCagttcttatttttattctattttcttgGTTGTGCAAACCATGTTCTAATACTTTTCTGTTCCTTCAGTGTCTGAAGGTGTAACACAAATGAGGGGTGATGAATTAGAAGCAGAAGTCTCAACTCAAGATCAAGATATTCTTGAGGATTCGAGTCAACAAATACAAGAAGTCCCACCTTCTAGCTCTACTACTTTTACTATCCAAGATGATAGTGGTAAGCTTcaactgtttttcttttttctttcacaagTTCATTACAGTTGTAATATTTATAAGCTGTAccattttccttcattttttattttaaaatatataattaggtattcaaagaaattaaagaatttaaaacaatGACACTTGTTATGAATATGCAAACTGTAAATGACCATTTGCATCATATTTGGAGCTTAATAAGATGGAAGAAGAAACAGTTCCTGATGGCTGATACACCCACTTATGCAGAGAATCTGCATCAGCTACGCAAGAGGCTACAACTGcttggaaggaaagaatcagGAACAGAAGAATCATTAGAAGGAAGTGTCATGTGTGATATAGAATGTGGTGAGTTAACAATTGAGAAGTTGAAATCAGCACTGAAAGCTGAAAGGGAGGCCTTAAATGTTGTATATGCAGAACTAGAAGAAGAGAGGAGTGCATCTGCAATAGCAGCAAATCAAACAATGGCAGTGATAAATAGGCTTCAGGAAGAGAAAGCAGCAATGCAGATGGAAGCTTTGCAGTATGAGAGAATGATGGAAGAACAATCTGAGTATGACCAGGAAGCTTTGCAGCTTTTGAATGACCTTATGGTAaagagggagaaagagaaacTTGAGCTAGAAAAGGAGGTtgaaatatatagaaaaaaggTTCATGAATATGAGGTTAGAGAAATGGTGATGTCAAGAAGAGAAAGTCATATGAGAAGCAGAACTTCTCCCTCTTGTAGCAATGCTTTAGATAGTGATGAACTATCTATTGATTTGAGTCGAgacttaaagaaaaaaaatggtaattATACCCATCAAGAGTTCAGCAACCAGAATGCTCATGAAGATGCTGTCTTATATTTGGAGGAGTCATTGGAAAACTTTGAGGAAGAGAGGTTATTAATTCTAGAACAACTGAATATGCTGGAAGAAAAGCTTGTTACATTGAATTATGAAGAAGAGTATTTTGATGGTATTAAATCAATAGAACATCTTTGTGAAGAGAATGGAAATGGATACCAAGACCATAATGATTACATTGTTCATGTAAATGGATTAGCAAATGCTAAGCATCAAGATGGAAGGAAAACCAAGTGTACAAAAGCAGAAAACGGGGTCATGAGTAATGGGTTAGATTTTACTTCCTTGCAAAATAGTTCAGATGAAAATGTCcaattagagaagaaaaaacttGATGTAAAAGTAGAGGTGGACCATGTTTATGAGAGACTACAAGCTCTAGAGGCAGATAGAGAGTTTTTAAAGCACTGTATCAGCTCCTTGGGGAAAGGGGACAAGGGATTAGATCTTATTCAAGAAATTTTACAACATCTTCGTGATCTTAGGAATGTGGAACTCAGAATCATGAACATGGGAGATATTTCTGTGTAAGAACTCTACTCAATTATGCCAAAAAGATCATTGGTAAGTAAGACACTCAGCATTCTACATTTCTACATTAGAATAATAAATTTCTCTGATTTATCTATTGAGATATCATTTATTGATGTATTGAGGTCTTGCTAATTGTAGTTATCATATGTTATGTTGGAGTTGATGTACAAATTGCAAATCAAGCATACACAAGCACCACTTTTGTCCCTACATAGATATGGACAGCGGACATATCAATGCATTACATCAACTTAACCTAACAATTGAAAGTTCCTTGATGGAAAGTGAAGAATCATGGTATGGTCAAGTTACCACAATGGTCATAAACAAAACTGACTTTTGTGGTATGTGTGCATCATTACATTTATGGAAAAATGATG
It contains:
- the LOC100794710 gene encoding myosin-binding protein 3 isoform X2; translation: MATNKFATMLLTNTNKITLVLVYAILEWILIFLLLLNSFFSYLIMKFVIYFGLKRPCIWCTRIDRIIEPENNKGSCRDLVCEAHAFEISKLDFCLNHRKLAESETMCEDCSSSCHQNFVDLSQSFGFFSWMQQKGMIHDADDNNKVLETGVEPLKCSCCGVNFVRDKPSLRVLDYSQKQNSITECGVEAEIDEGHHHSDHDRDDFELDHPVEEQNIVENRENSMVFYVNEGSGGGGKGADDISVCSMCDGGKETVYGENYKLDLGIGKGQEEPTREETLNVPRDDQPCEETTHQVSCTSENTEQIPPKHLEFVIHESAPVIENWHTSGDTVSLFSDPGCTKVFKANGFELRSEHLEQNYLDMKFAQSTEDSSINGNVEANMKRRDVELCSVVPQVSEGVTQMRGDELEAEVSTQDQDILEDSSQQIQEVPPSSSTTFTIQDDSENLHQLRKRLQLLGRKESGTEESLEGSVMCDIECGELTIEKLKSALKAEREALNVVYAELEEERSASAIAANQTMAVINRLQEEKAAMQMEALQYERMMEEQSEYDQEALQLLNDLMVKREKEKLELEKEVEIYRKKVHEYEVREMVMSRRESHMRSRTSPSCSNALDSDELSIDLSRDLKKKNGNYTHQEFSNQNAHEDAVLYLEESLENFEEERLLILEQLNMLEEKLVTLNYEEEYFDGIKSIEHLCEENGNGYQDHNDYIVHVNGLANAKHQDGRKTKCTKAENGVMSNGLDFTSLQNSSDENVQLEKKKLDVKVEVDHVYERLQALEADREFLKHCISSLGKGDKGLDLIQEILQHLRDLRNVELRIMNMGDISV
- the LOC100794710 gene encoding myosin-binding protein 3 isoform X1 — its product is MATNKFATMLLTNTNKITLVLVYAILEWILIFLLLLNSFFSYLIMKFVIYFGLKRPCIWCTRIDRIIEPENNKGSCRDLVCEAHAFEISKLDFCLNHRKLAESETMCEDCSSSCHQNFVDLSQSFGFFSWMQQKGMIHDADDNNKVLETGVEPLKCSCCGVNFVRDKPSLRVLDYSQKQNSITECGVEAEIDEGHHHSDHDRDDFELDHPVEEQNIVENRENSMVFYVNEGSGGGGKGADDISVCSMCDGGKETVYGENYKLDLGIGKGQEEPTREETLNVPRDDQPCEETTHQVSCTSENTEQIPPKHLEFVIHGNDCFLIPVEFGDSFATKSENQHRYKVGDDGFSGDEDVVLDFDINSGAESAPVIENWHTSGDTVSLFSDPGCTKVFKANGFELRSEHLEQNYLDMKFAQSTEDSSINGNVEANMKRRDVELCSVVPQVSEGVTQMRGDELEAEVSTQDQDILEDSSQQIQEVPPSSSTTFTIQDDSENLHQLRKRLQLLGRKESGTEESLEGSVMCDIECGELTIEKLKSALKAEREALNVVYAELEEERSASAIAANQTMAVINRLQEEKAAMQMEALQYERMMEEQSEYDQEALQLLNDLMVKREKEKLELEKEVEIYRKKVHEYEVREMVMSRRESHMRSRTSPSCSNALDSDELSIDLSRDLKKKNGNYTHQEFSNQNAHEDAVLYLEESLENFEEERLLILEQLNMLEEKLVTLNYEEEYFDGIKSIEHLCEENGNGYQDHNDYIVHVNGLANAKHQDGRKTKCTKAENGVMSNGLDFTSLQNSSDENVQLEKKKLDVKVEVDHVYERLQALEADREFLKHCISSLGKGDKGLDLIQEILQHLRDLRNVELRIMNMGDISV